A window of Microcystis aeruginosa FD4 contains these coding sequences:
- a CDS encoding SDR family NAD(P)-dependent oxidoreductase, producing the protein MTNTTNHKALITGGSRGIGAAIASALESQGIQIIAPKRSELALSQPDSIDAYIDIFESS; encoded by the coding sequence ATGACAAATACCACAAATCATAAAGCACTGATTACAGGAGGTTCTCGCGGCATTGGAGCAGCTATAGCCTCAGCACTAGAGAGTCAGGGAATTCAGATTATCGCCCCGAAACGCTCAGAATTGGCTCTCTCCCAACCCGATTCAATTGATGCTTATATCGATATTTTTGAATCAAGCTAA
- a CDS encoding GtrA family protein produces the protein MYLIKKHRLVNLIKKHKFARFLLVGVLNTLFGYFLYGSLILIELDYKLAALLATILGVLFNFQTTGRLVFGLS, from the coding sequence ATGTATCTAATCAAAAAGCATAGATTAGTTAACCTGATTAAAAAGCATAAATTTGCCAGATTTTTGTTAGTTGGTGTACTGAATACCTTATTCGGTTATTTTTTATATGGTAGTCTTATACTGATAGAACTGGATTACAAGTTAGCCGCTCTGCTGGCTACCATTCTGGGAGTTTTATTTAACTTTCAGACCACAGGAAGACTCGTTTTTGGGTTGAGTTAA